Part of the Alkaliphilus flagellatus genome, TGTGTAGCGCCCTTAACTACTGGTATTTTAAACTTTAGTCTGTCAAAAAATAGTTTTCCTCTTTCACTTTCATACAGTTGGCTAAATCCTAAGATAAATAATATAAGTCCAATAGTATAAACATACCAATAGCTAGTTAATGAGTAACTAACAAAAAGTAATGCCCTTGTAGGAACTGGCAGTGTTGTTTTTTCAAACATGCTTAAAAAAGTTGGCATAACAAATACTAATAAAAATATTACTACTAAAATTGATACTGTAGATAGCATCAATGGGTATACCATAGCAGCTTTAATTTTATTAGCAATTTTATTTTCCTTCTCATAATGAAACGACATTCTTTCTAAAATTGAATCTAAATTACCACTTAACTCTCCAGCTTCAATCATATTTACAAGAAGGTCTGGAAAAACCTTTTTATGATTTTTTAATGAAGTAGAAAAAGCAGCACCTTTTTGAATATCATCATATACATCATCTAGTGTATTTTTAAGCTTTTTATTTTCTGTTTGTACTTTTAAAACTTCTAGACAGTTTATTATAGGTATACCAGCATTTAACATCGTGTAAAATTGTCTACAAAAAATAGCTAAATCTTTAATCTTTACACTTTTAAATATAGAAATATCTAATATATTATTTTTCTTAACTGTTTCTTTAACTTTCATCGGATAATGTCTACTTTGTCTTAGCATCGCTATTACTTCATTTTCATTAACGGCTTCATATGTACCACTTAGACTCTCACCTTTATCTGTAATTGCTTTGTATTCATATAGGGGCATATTTCCACTCCCTTAAATTAAAGTTATATATTGATAGTACACTCAAAGTCCTATGGATCTTGTAATAGAATCTTGATCTACTGCACTAGTAAATGCCCATTCTTTTGACACTAACCCCTTTTTATATAGCTCTATAATAGATTGATCCATAGTTTGCATACCAAATTTAATCCCAGTTTGTATTGAGGTCTGGATTTGATGACTCTTACCCTCACGAATTAAATTCCTTATAGCTGGTGTAGTTACCATAATCTCATAAGCTCCTATACGTCCTGTTCCATCTGCTTTAGGAATTAACTGTTGTGATATTACCCCTTCTAAAACAGAAGATAACTGAATCTTAATCTGTTGTTGCTGATGGGGTGGAAATACATCTATAATTCTATCAACAGTTTTTGCAGCTCCTAAAGTATGCAGTGTAGACAAAACTAAATGTCCTGTTTCAGCTGCCGTAATAGCTGTACTTATTGTTTCTAAGTCCCGCATCTCTCCAACTAAAATTACATCTGGATCCTGCCTTAAAGCTGAACGCAGAGCATTAGCAAAACTAATTGAATCATTTCCAATTTCCCTCTGATTAACTATACTTTTTTTATGTTTATGTAAATATTCTATTGGATCTTCTAATGTTAGTATATGACAGTTTCTTTCATTATTGATAAGATCAATCATAGCGGCTAAAGTGGTAGATTTTCCACTACCAGTTGGTCCTGTAACTAATATTAGTCCCCTCTGCTTTCTTGCTAATTCCTTCGTTACTATAGGTAAACCTAGCTGTTCTATGGTTGGTATATTAAGAGCAACTATCCTCAATGCCATACTGTAACTCCCTCTTTGTTTAAAAGCATTTACTCTAAATCTACCTAACCCAGAATAGGCTAATGATATATCCAGTTCTCCGTTGGTATCTAATTTATTCAGTTCCTCCTGTGTCAGTACATCCCTTATTAATTTAGCAGATATTTCAGGAGTTATTGGTTGATTATCTATCTTTTTCAGTTTCCCATTCACTCTAACTGTCGGAGGTACAGCTACAGTAATGTGTAAGTCTGAAGCCTTCAAATCAATTGCTATTTTTAGTAGGTTAATAATATCCATAGCATTTCTCCTATTCTAATCCATAGGCTATACGAGCAAGTTCTTCGACAGTTGTTACACCTTGAAATATAAGCTGTTTGCAATTTTCTTTTAAGGAAGTCATCCCATTTTCTAATGCCTTTTTTCTAATCTTATCTATACTTGCTCTTTCATCAATTAATGCTCGTATTGTTTCATCAATACGCATAATTTCTTGAACCGCCTGTCTTCCTTTGTAGCCCGTATAATTGCAAATATTACATCCTTTTCCCCTATGTAGTAATACATTTTCTTCTATATCTAGTATTTTTTTATCCACTGATGTTGAATAATAGGATTCTTTACAATAGGGACATATTTTTTTAATTAATCTTTGGGCTACGACCCCAATAACCGAGGAAGAAACAAGGTATGATTCAATACCCATGTCAGTAAATCTCGTCACAGTTGAAGCTGTATCATTAGTATGCATTGTGCTTAGTACAAGATGACCTGTGATGGCAGCCCTCACTGCAATATGAGCTGTCTCTCCATCTCTAATTTCTCCGACCATAACAATATCAGGATCTTGTCTTAAAATTGCCTTAAGCCCACTAGCAAAGGTTAATCCTGCCTTATTACTGACCTGTACTTGGTTAACCCCTTCTAGCCTATACTCAACCGGATCTTCTATTGTAATAATATTACGAACCACATTATTTAATTCTTTTAAAGCAGCATATAAAGTTGTTGTTTTTCCACTACCCGTTGGACCTGTAACTAAAATAATACCATGTGGACTTTTAATAATTTCATCAAATATTTTTAAATTATCTTGTGTAAATCCAAGTTGATCCTTAGAAATAACAACGCTACTTCTATCTAATAGACGTATTACAGCCTTCTCTCCATACACTGTTGGCAATATCGAAATACGCATATCAATATCTCCACTATCAATTACCATTTCAACTCTACCATCTTGCGGAATCCTTTTTTCTGCAATATCCATCCTACCAAGTATTTTTATTCTTGATATTATGGCCTGATGGGCTGATTTAGCAATGGACATGATTTCTTGCAAGTCGCCATCTATTCTAAAACGAAGTCTTAATGTTTTTTCATAGGGTTCTAAGTGGATATCACTAGCATTTAGTCTAACAGCTTGCTTAATAAAAGAGTTAACGAGCCTAACCATTGGTGCATTACTAATATCTAGAGCGTCTTGTGCTTCTAGATCATCTAAATCTGGCATTCTATATTCTCTTTTAAACTCCTCTATCGCATTTTCTGCACTTTCGCTACCATAATATCGATTAATAGCATTTTCAATATTTTGCCTTGTTGAGATAGCAGGTATAACTTCTAATCCAGTAGCTATTTTAATATCATCTACAGCAAAAATATTTAAAGGGTCTGACATAGCTACTATTAAATTATCCCGCTCTTTTTTTACAGGAATTAACATATGTCGTCTTGCTAATTTTTCGCTAATTAGCCTAGGCATCTCTGGATTAATAAAATACTTCTCCAAATCTAAGTGAGGAATCCCTAATTGAAATTCTAATACCTCAATAATTTGACTTTCTTTAACAAAACCTTCATCAATTAGGATCTCACCAAGTTTTTTAAAAGTAACCTTCTGAAGCTCTAATGCTTTTTCAAGCTGCTCCTGCTCAATTAGTCCAGCTTCTATTAATAAATCCCCTAAACGTTTAGTTTTCCCACTCATATAGAACCCCTCATTTGAAAAAGATTGTATAAAAAAACTAACTATATATTAAATAAATATAAAGTTAGCCGGTTACGCCACTACATCCATACAGCATAAGCGTCCATCTATATCTGTATTTCTTCTGTTCATGTTATTTGATTGTATTATTTCAGAATTACAATAGGACTTTTGTACCAATTATACTTATTCTATATAATTTTAAAAATTCCTGCAATATAATTATATTTGGATTATATTATATTTAAAGTTTTTGAATGATTCTTTTTATTTCCTCAAAGTCTAATATTTTTCCTGTCCATATTTCAAAGGCTAGAATTGCTTGGCCGACCAGCATATTTAATCCATTATAAGTAATAAAGCCTTCATTTCTAGCCACTTTCAAAAGTTGGGTTTCATGTGGATTATATATTAAATCATATACTATAATGTTTTTATGAAGTTTTAATTTATCTCCAAATGGAATTAATCCTTTCAACTTACCCATTCCTACAGGTGTACAATTTACTAATATATCTACATTTTCTAATTTAAGATCATTAGGAGTAACAACTTGTGTTACTTTTCCTAAAAAATTTTTATTATCATTGTTAACTATGTAAAAAATTTCTTCTGCCTTTTCAATATTTCTATTACAGATAATAACCTCGCAATCGGCTTTTAAACAAAGGGAAATAGCTATGCTCTTTGATGCCCCACCAGCACCTAATATACAAATAGTCTTATTCTTTATTTCTATTCCATCTTGAGCTAGTCCATAAATAAATCCTGACCCATCGGTATTGTAACCAATCAATTTTCCATTTTCATTTTTTATTGTATTTACAGCTCCAATAAGTCTTGCTTCTTTAGATACCTCATCTAAAAAATTTATTACTTGTATTTTATGAGGATATGTTACGTTTGCACCTACATACCCTAAGGCTCTAATGCCCTCAATTGCCTCTTTTAAATAATGCTTTTTTACTGTATGATTAACATATACCGTATTTAATTTATGAGTTTGAAATCCATAATTGTGTATAAATGGAGAAAAACTGTGCTCTACAGGATCTCCAATAAGAGCAACAGTTTTTGTTTTACCGCTGATTGTAATCATCTATTTATCCCCCCTATGATCCTTTAAAACCACCCTCAATACATGTCTTTCAACCTTTCTTACAAAGGTTGTCCACCAAAATTCTTTACCTTCTATAGGTACTACTAACACTGTAAATAATCTCATACGATTTCCACCTAATACATCTGTGAAAATTTGATCTCCAATTACAGCTGTATTTTCTATTTTTGTACCCATAATTTTCATAGCCCTTTTAAAAGCACCTACCCTTGGTTTTGATGCTCTATGTATTGCAGGTAATTTTAATTCTTCATTGAAAGTAACAACCCGGTCTTCTGTATTGTTAGAAACTAAGCACACTTTAAAACCTTCCTTTTCAAGGTTTAATAACCATTCCTTCGTTTTTTCACTAGCATATTTAATTTCCCAAGATACTAATGTATTATCAATATCTATTATTAGTCCTTTAATGTTTTTTTGCTTAAGCTTTTCTAAATTTAACTTTAAAACTGATTCTACATATAAATCAGGAGTCAGTAAATTTACCATGTCCGCATATCACCTCATTAATATATTCAGATATTAGTTTAGCATATATTCCCACTAAACCAAAGCATTTATTATATTAAGTATTATATCCTATATACATAAATTAATATGTTATGCGAACTAAAATTGCTAATAAATTAAACTACAATTTAGATAAAGTAGGAATTATATCTAAATTGTAGTTTAATTTATACTTCTATTTTTTTCTTAAATAATAATTCAAGTGCATTTTTCCTGTTTCTTTTGAACTGTCAAGTGTACCCGACAATTCTTCCTTAGCTTTTTGGATACCATTCTTCATTTCTGTTTCACAAATAGGACAATACTTATGATATGCAGATAATAATAGACAACCACATCGCAAACATTGAAGATTTAAATGCTCATTCGGAATCTCAACTAGTCTCCCATCCTTAATAAAGTTGTTAATTACATGGATAGGGATTCCCAATCTCTGTTCCATTTCATAGGCAGTAGCTCCTGGATATTCTCTTAAATATTCTCTAATTTTATCGAAAACCTCTTCTACAATTCCATAACATCTAGAACAATACTCCCGAAGTGAATTTTCATGAATAGGTGTTTTACATCGTTTACATGTCTTCAATCTTCTACTTAATTTTCCCATCTTATTTTCACTTCCTTTAAAAATTTATGAACTTCTAATATATCCCTATAATAATTAAGATATCATTATAACAGATAGAATAAAATAGTAATAAACTCCCATTAATTCGAAAATATAGTTTTACCTATATTGATATCATATCCTATATATATGTTATCGGATTATTCTATTAAATAGATTATTACTTAATACAAATAAGAATCTATGACCTTCCAAGTAATTTTTTCACCATTTAAGTCATAACTCAGTATCATATACCCTTCCATATGTCCATCCCCAAAGGATGTCACTACCCATTGATCTGTCACAGCATGAGTTCCACCTTCATAAAAGTGCATTGTTCCTCCCAGTATACCTTCATAAGGGATCAGATCCGAATGATTTAAAAGATTAGATTCAATATCCTTTATCTCACCTTGAAATCCTTTATCATCTAGTAAAAATTTAATCATAGACTGGTCTATTTTGGGTAGATTATAGATTAATTCATTTTGACTTTTTAGGTCAATATTTAAATTACTAACTGTAGTTGTTAGGTTTTGATTTTCATCTTTTAATTTAGTATATTTATTCGATAGAATCTCCTTTTCTTCCACTAAATTGATTAGTTTGTTTTTATATTGATTTGTAATAGATAATGATGCTACTAAAATTATAATTAGCATTCCAACCCACATAGTTCTTTCTTTAGTACTCATGCTGTTATCCCCCCCTTTTTTGAGTTGTCTATTATATATAAATATTAATACAATATATACCCCTTATTTGATTTTTTAAATTGCTATATATTAATAATTTTTATTTCTTGCGATAGAATATATCCTATTTCTTACTATCTGTCTAAGTTCATCTTTTGTCGTAAGAATTCTTTTATATAATAGTTGTTAGCTTTATCATTTATGATAACATTAACTATGATAATAACAAAATAATTAAAGGCCTTTACTCTGACCTTTAATTATTTCCATTCAATGCTTTATTTAATTTTTTTATTGCTCTTTTTTCAATTCTAGAAACATAGGATCTCGAAATACCTAGCATTTTAGCAATTTCACGTTGTGTTTTAGATCCACCATTACATATTCCATATCTAAGTTCTATCACTATCCTCTCTCTTGACTTCAATACACTAGCCATCTTAGAATATAGCTTTTTAATTTGCATTTTCAATTCTACTTCATCTACTACTTCATCTGGATCAGTTCCTAATATATCAATTAACGATATTTCATTACCACCTATATGTTATCAACTAATTAGTTTAATAATTCAATACAACCATCCGGCGCATAACGCACCGCGTCGCAAGAGCTTGAATAAAAAGAATTTAATTTTGAGTCGGACTCTCAGTCAGTGGAGTCGGGAGAAATCACTTCCCACTTTCCAAACAGCGTCAAACCCGCCGCTTTAGCCAGCGACGTAGACGCCTGGTTATCGAGCTGGCATCGGTACTGGGGCTCATATCCCTGATCACAGGCGTACTTGCTGATTGAACGCACCACTTTGCGGGCGTGACCTTTTCCTCTAAAGGGCGTCAGAGTCAGTACGCCGAGATCTGCAATTTGCGCATTCTCCCAGGGATACATGCTGGCGGCGCTGACCAGGCGATTTTGCTCAAAAGAGCCGAACACCGCCCAGTGATCCAATTCCACATAAGCATCATCCAAGTCTTGTTCCGAGGCGGAGGACTGGAACTCGGAGAAAACCGCATCATCTTGCTCTGTTAACTGGCACAAGACACCTTCCAGGTTTTCTTGCAGCAATACGTTCTTATCGGCTTCTGAAAAATAAAAAAGATAATCTGCACCATGCAGAGTGACTCCCGCTTCATTCAATTTACGGCGAAAGGTCGGCTCAGACAGGTCTTGTCGTTGATAAAGGCCTAACTTATCGGCCAGCGCAGGCGTCAGGACTGCCATAACCCGGCCGTCGGAGGTTTCCAGCACCATCACCCGACGGTCTTCGCTCAGGTCAGAGTTGATGGCGACAGTAAAAACTTCATCGCTATAGAGGACGTCTCCGTTCAAAAATGGCTCCCGCCAAAAGTCAGTTATCGTTTGTGAAAATAAAGGCATACTTCTTACCCCCTTTAATTGAAATTCTATTTAAAAATACCATATAGAGGGAAAAATGTAAACGTTTTCTCTGATTTTTTAATCTTTTTTGTTTTTTCTAATAATTTTCGTCACAAACCAACCTGCTATTCCTACAAGAAATAAAATTATAATAATGGATACAATTTGAACAATATAATCTCCTAAATACATTTTCTCCCCTCCTCTTAATAATAATAGAAAATTTCAGGTATTCGGTAAACAACTCTTTGGAACTATCGATAATTTTTCATTATGTTAACTAATTGTGTATGCTGCATGAGTAAATATTCAATCTAAACTTTTTCTGGTTAACTCCTTTATACAATAATTTCAAGGGTTAACCAGTTATTTATGGTTAACCTTCTATAAAGTCACTTTTATCAATTATAAAACTAATCTAGGGAGCTTCGCCCCTTTTAGAGACAAAAAGAGGTTGCCTTAAGAGCAACCTTTTAGCCTTCAGTCCAAAACTTTGATTTAAAAAGAGTACCAGGCTTACATTCGCTACGCCTACTCATTCAATAAAAAACTAGACCGATTTTTTCTTAGCATAGGAAAAATCGGTTTTTTAATTCCAGAAATTGTCTTAGCGTGGGTTTTACGTCAAAATGTTGGCGCTACCCCTATAAAAGAAAGAAAAAATATTCTACAGTATGATTTTATATATAAAAAAGAGTAGCATATCCTACCCTTCTATTATATCTACACCTTTTTTAGTTATCTTTATTGATCTTAGAATAATGTCCATCTTTGTTATAAATCCTTCTATCTCTAATCTGTTTAAATAAGCGTGCACCGTACTACTAGATCTCAATTCAACCAGGTCACAGATATTCCTTACCATAGGACTTATACCATTGGCATTCACATAAGAATTTATTGCCTTTAGAATTTCTTTATCTCTTTTAGTTAGCATGATAATTACCCCTTATTTCTTCATTACTATCAATCAACTTTGTATCCATTGCGGATAGTATGTTCTCTATCTTAAAGGTTCTAAGTTGCCCTTTATCTATGTCTAGCGTTTTTATAATTTCATTATCCATTTTTAATACTTGGATTCTTCTTTGAGTTATTTCTAAACCCTTCATATACATAATGGTTATTACTTTGTGATTAACTAAAGAGTATTTTAATGATTGATTTACCATATTATCACCCCAAACATGTGTTCTTAATATTATATTACCAGAATATATGTTCGGTGTAAAGAGTAAAAATAGATATAAAAAGAGGGTAAAGCCTAAGCTCTACCCTAACACTTTAAAACTCTAAAAATCATATGATTATCTGATAAGTTTTGATTAAATAATTCTACATAAAGGTACTCTAACTAAAACTAGACGATCAGTTGCATTTTCAACATTAAATACTAAGAATACATTTTGACCTACTACAAATGCACAAATAAGGGTTACTCCTGCTCCTGTAGGAATTGTGGTAACTATTTGACAACGCATAACTCCCGCTGCTATTAGTGCCGCTGCTTGAGCTGCTGTTATCTCTGTTATAATCACTTCTTCTCTCTCAATACCCATAACTTCTATTTCAATTTCTATAAGCAAGAAGAATCTTCCATCTATTTGAGCTACACATGTTGCACCTATACTAATTGGATCGTTGCCTGGATTGTTGCACCTTTGTGTATTAATTTCTTGACTATAATCCATTATTTTCGCCTTCCCCTTTTTTATATTAGAAAAGTTGCTCACTGCTTTGCTTCTTCCCCAATACAAGTATATTACGGACTGGCAAAAGTGTTACTACAAAGTAGATATAAAAAAAGAGGGTAAAGCCTAAGCCCCACCCCCTATTATGTTTCTTCTATTTAGAAACATAATAGTCCTCGTCCAGAAAATAGTACAACAAGTAATAAAAAGAAGAAAAGTAGGCTATCTCCTGATCCTTTAAAAATACCACAGTTACAGAAAATTATTATTAGCAACAAGAAGAAGAAAAGTAAATTATTTCTATTCTTTCCAAAAATACCATCAGTACCTCCATCACAACCCCTATTATTTTCAATATTTCCTACTAAATTTTCACCACAATCTCCACTTTTTTCAATATTTTGGACTAAATTTTCACTACACTCTCCACAATTTTCAATAATTTCACCCATATATTACACCTACCTTTTTTAATTTTAAGTACTGCAAAGTACACACTTTTTTTCTTTATGTTCCAAAACTATTAGTAGCTGTAATATATACTATGAAGTTACATATAAACTGTTCTATATTTCTATTTTAAAAATAAAAAAGTTATATTCTCAATATTGCCATACATCCAAATACAAAAACAAATTAAAATTATAGACAAAAAGATAGATTGTAAAAAAGAGCCTTATATAAGGCTCTTTGATATGTATTATTCAGTTACATGGCTATCTAATATTTCTTTAGACTGATTAAAAGTTTGAAGCAACTGGTTTTCTGGCTGTTCATATGGATTTACCCATCCTTTATTTGCAGCTAATTCAGATAATGCAGCATGCTCACCAACCGTTTGTGTTAAGTTTGAGCTAAACAATTGTTTTAATTCAGGAGTTGCTGTCATTAACATTGCGTTTAGATATGCATTTGATGCTGAAGTTTTTGCAGCTAAAGCGTTATTCGTAATAGTTTGATCAGATAAATTTGTCGCTTTCTGACCCAACATTTCTTTTATCGGTTTCATTTTACTTTACCTCCCCAGTACCTAAAACTTGATTTTCATTAATAAATTGTTGTATACCTTTTATTCTTGCTTCTGATGCCATTATACCCGCTTCCGCAGACTTTTTTAAATCATTGTCTTCAATTAACATATGAGTTGCTTTAGCTGCTGCAAGTCCTTCAGTTTCCATTTTTAACATTCCTGTCAATGTTAATAGTTCTGCTTCAGATAATTTTCTCACTGCTTTTCCCTCCATTATTATTAATTTAATCAGTAATATTATTAGTAATAAAATAGCAATTATTCACAAAACTTAAAAACATTTCTTTTTCTCGTTTTCAACATTAAAAAACATTTTTTCAAATAAAGTCATTTGTTTTAGTGTTACAAGACTAACTCGAACTTTGGCGTCAAACATAATAATGTAGCCTAAGCTACCTTATTATAAGGAATACGTCTTAGGTTACACTTATTAACTTTCAAGTATTCATCTTTATCATCTTAGTATATTAGCAGCTATAACGTACAAAATATATTTATATCTTTAGATAGAAAGGATGACGTTTAATGGAAGTAAGAAAAAATATTATCGTCCCCTTAGGGTATGGTAAGTTTATTAGGTCAGATAAGATTATTGCGCTTGAGCCTATTGAGAATGATCGAGGTCCTGGGAAAAGAACTTATGTGTATATTGAAGAAATCGATAGTCCTTTGATTGCTTCTCGTACAGAAACATCAATTTTAGCTAACATAGTTGAAACTCCTAAAGAAATTATCGAAGCAACAGCTGCATTAGAACTTCTGCAAGATATACTAGATGATATTCAACAAATTGGACCAATGCTCAAAAAGAGTATAAAAAAAGAAGCTAACCTCGATTTAGATAAGATTGTAATTAGAATCCAA contains:
- a CDS encoding type II secretion system F family protein — translated: MPLYEYKAITDKGESLSGTYEAVNENEVIAMLRQSRHYPMKVKETVKKNNILDISIFKSVKIKDLAIFCRQFYTMLNAGIPIINCLEVLKVQTENKKLKNTLDDVYDDIQKGAAFSTSLKNHKKVFPDLLVNMIEAGELSGNLDSILERMSFHYEKENKIANKIKAAMVYPLMLSTVSILVVIFLLVFVMPTFLSMFEKTTLPVPTRALLFVSYSLTSYWYVYTIGLILFILGFSQLYESERGKLFFDRLKFKIPVVKGATQKVVTSRFTRTLSTLLASGIPLIQALESTAKVSGNRVVELGMREVIDEISMGVTLTNSIKKIGVFPPMVISMIQIGEDSGQLDDILDKTANFYDEETESALQKMTTMIEPLMIIIMAIIIGLIVIAMILPMFDMINTISF
- a CDS encoding type IV pilus twitching motility protein PilT produces the protein MDIINLLKIAIDLKASDLHITVAVPPTVRVNGKLKKIDNQPITPEISAKLIRDVLTQEELNKLDTNGELDISLAYSGLGRFRVNAFKQRGSYSMALRIVALNIPTIEQLGLPIVTKELARKQRGLILVTGPTGSGKSTTLAAMIDLINNERNCHILTLEDPIEYLHKHKKSIVNQREIGNDSISFANALRSALRQDPDVILVGEMRDLETISTAITAAETGHLVLSTLHTLGAAKTVDRIIDVFPPHQQQQIKIQLSSVLEGVISQQLIPKADGTGRIGAYEIMVTTPAIRNLIREGKSHQIQTSIQTGIKFGMQTMDQSIIELYKKGLVSKEWAFTSAVDQDSITRSIGL
- a CDS encoding LexA family protein gives rise to the protein MLTKRDKEILKAINSYVNANGISPMVRNICDLVELRSSSTVHAYLNRLEIEGFITKMDIILRSIKITKKGVDIIEG
- the aroE gene encoding shikimate dehydrogenase — encoded protein: MITISGKTKTVALIGDPVEHSFSPFIHNYGFQTHKLNTVYVNHTVKKHYLKEAIEGIRALGYVGANVTYPHKIQVINFLDEVSKEARLIGAVNTIKNENGKLIGYNTDGSGFIYGLAQDGIEIKNKTICILGAGGASKSIAISLCLKADCEVIICNRNIEKAEEIFYIVNNDNKNFLGKVTQVVTPNDLKLENVDILVNCTPVGMGKLKGLIPFGDKLKLHKNIIVYDLIYNPHETQLLKVARNEGFITYNGLNMLVGQAILAFEIWTGKILDFEEIKRIIQKL
- a CDS encoding sigma-70 family RNA polymerase sigma factor → MGGNEISLIDILGTDPDEVVDEVELKMQIKKLYSKMASVLKSRERIVIELRYGICNGGSKTQREIAKMLGISRSYVSRIEKRAIKKLNKALNGNN
- a CDS encoding GspE/PulE family protein, encoding MSGKTKRLGDLLIEAGLIEQEQLEKALELQKVTFKKLGEILIDEGFVKESQIIEVLEFQLGIPHLDLEKYFINPEMPRLISEKLARRHMLIPVKKERDNLIVAMSDPLNIFAVDDIKIATGLEVIPAISTRQNIENAINRYYGSESAENAIEEFKREYRMPDLDDLEAQDALDISNAPMVRLVNSFIKQAVRLNASDIHLEPYEKTLRLRFRIDGDLQEIMSIAKSAHQAIISRIKILGRMDIAEKRIPQDGRVEMVIDSGDIDMRISILPTVYGEKAVIRLLDRSSVVISKDQLGFTQDNLKIFDEIIKSPHGIILVTGPTGSGKTTTLYAALKELNNVVRNIITIEDPVEYRLEGVNQVQVSNKAGLTFASGLKAILRQDPDIVMVGEIRDGETAHIAVRAAITGHLVLSTMHTNDTASTVTRFTDMGIESYLVSSSVIGVVAQRLIKKICPYCKESYYSTSVDKKILDIEENVLLHRGKGCNICNYTGYKGRQAVQEIMRIDETIRALIDERASIDKIRKKALENGMTSLKENCKQLIFQGVTTVEELARIAYGLE
- a CDS encoding spore coat protein; amino-acid sequence: MKPIKEMLGQKATNLSDQTITNNALAAKTSASNAYLNAMLMTATPELKQLFSSNLTQTVGEHAALSELAANKGWVNPYEQPENQLLQTFNQSKEILDSHVTE
- a CDS encoding spore coat protein produces the protein MDYSQEINTQRCNNPGNDPISIGATCVAQIDGRFFLLIEIEIEVMGIEREEVIITEITAAQAAALIAAGVMRCQIVTTIPTGAGVTLICAFVVGQNVFLVFNVENATDRLVLVRVPLCRII
- a CDS encoding GNAT family N-acetyltransferase, with the protein product MPLFSQTITDFWREPFLNGDVLYSDEVFTVAINSDLSEDRRVMVLETSDGRVMAVLTPALADKLGLYQRQDLSEPTFRRKLNEAGVTLHGADYLFYFSEADKNVLLQENLEGVLCQLTEQDDAVFSEFQSSASEQDLDDAYVELDHWAVFGSFEQNRLVSAASMYPWENAQIADLGVLTLTPFRGKGHARKVVRSISKYACDQGYEPQYRCQLDNQASTSLAKAAGLTLFGKWEVISPDSTD
- a CDS encoding YqeG family HAD IIIA-type phosphatase is translated as MVNLLTPDLYVESVLKLNLEKLKQKNIKGLIIDIDNTLVSWEIKYASEKTKEWLLNLEKEGFKVCLVSNNTEDRVVTFNEELKLPAIHRASKPRVGAFKRAMKIMGTKIENTAVIGDQIFTDVLGGNRMRLFTVLVVPIEGKEFWWTTFVRKVERHVLRVVLKDHRGDK